A stretch of Sphingomonas sp. JUb134 DNA encodes these proteins:
- a CDS encoding NAD(P)/FAD-dependent oxidoreductase, whose protein sequence is MESFDAIVLGAGGAGLMASAVAGQRGRRVVVVDHAPEPGRKILISGGGRCNFTNLGTAPDRYLSANPHFAKSALGRYTAGDFLEMVERHGIAWHEKTLGQLFCDGSARQIVAMLLDECAAGAVAMRLGAAIRDVSHADGRFTVVHGDATLTAPALVIATGGPSIPKLGATGFAYDLARKFGLKVVEPRPALVPLTLPPEEALFRSLSGVATEVVARCGKAAFREAALFTHRGLSGPAILQVSSYWRHRDAIGIDFLPDQDAGWLLEAKRTRPRAGLRTVLSTALPDRLAEALAERLAVVGELGNQRDATLRDAEQRLGDWRFVPNGSEGFAKAEVTVGGIATEGLSSRTMAARHLPGLYVVGEAMDVTGWLGGYNFQWAWASGWAAGQAL, encoded by the coding sequence ATGGAGAGCTTCGATGCGATCGTGCTCGGCGCGGGTGGCGCCGGGCTGATGGCTTCGGCCGTCGCCGGGCAGCGCGGCAGGCGCGTGGTCGTCGTGGACCATGCGCCGGAGCCGGGCCGCAAGATCCTGATTTCGGGCGGCGGTCGCTGCAACTTCACCAACCTGGGCACCGCGCCAGACCGGTACCTGTCCGCCAACCCGCATTTCGCCAAATCGGCGCTCGGCCGCTACACCGCCGGCGACTTCCTGGAGATGGTCGAGCGGCACGGCATCGCCTGGCACGAAAAGACGCTCGGCCAATTGTTCTGCGACGGCTCCGCCCGGCAGATCGTGGCCATGCTGCTGGACGAGTGCGCGGCAGGCGCCGTGGCGATGCGCCTGGGTGCGGCGATCCGGGACGTCTCGCATGCGGACGGACGCTTTACGGTGGTGCATGGGGACGCCACGCTCACGGCGCCGGCATTGGTGATCGCCACCGGCGGTCCCTCCATCCCGAAGCTCGGCGCCACCGGCTTCGCCTATGATCTCGCCCGCAAGTTCGGGCTGAAGGTCGTCGAGCCGCGCCCGGCGCTCGTGCCGCTGACGCTGCCGCCGGAGGAAGCGCTGTTCCGCTCCCTGTCCGGCGTGGCCACCGAAGTGGTCGCGCGCTGCGGCAAGGCGGCGTTTCGCGAGGCGGCGCTGTTCACCCACCGCGGCCTGTCGGGTCCGGCGATCCTCCAGGTGTCCTCCTATTGGCGCCACCGCGATGCGATCGGCATCGATTTCCTGCCCGATCAGGATGCGGGGTGGCTGCTGGAGGCGAAGCGCACCCGCCCCCGTGCGGGTCTGCGCACGGTGCTTTCGACGGCGCTTCCCGACCGACTTGCCGAGGCCCTCGCCGAACGCCTGGCGGTGGTGGGAGAACTCGGCAACCAGCGTGACGCCACGCTTCGCGATGCCGAGCAGCGGCTTGGCGACTGGCGCTTCGTCCCGAACGGCAGCGAAGGCTTTGCCAAGGCGGAGGTGACGGTAGGCGGCATCGCGACCGAGGGGCTCTCGTCGCGCACCATGGCGGCGCGGCACCTGCCGGGGCTGTACGTCGTCGGCGAGGCGATGGACGTGACCGGCTGGCTGGGCGGCTACAACTTCCAATGGGCCTGGGCGAGCGGCTGGGCGGCGGGCCAGGCGCTGTGA
- a CDS encoding ATP-binding cassette domain-containing protein: MLNLNGITVRLGGRLILDGVNAALPPGSRVGLIGRNGAGKSTLVRVIAGELEPDGGAAEMPRGSRLGYVAQEAPAGSATPFETVLAADTERAALMEEAETSHDPDRLAEVHERLLAIDAHTAPARAARILVGLGFDESMQQSPLDGFSGGWRMRVALAALLFSQPDVLLLDEPSNHLDLEAVLWLEDFLKSYRATIVIVSHERDFLNNVVDHILHLQGGKVTLYPGGYDAFERQRAERMAQLEAARANQVAQRAKLQDYIARNSARASTAKQAQSRIKALAKMAPIAAMAEDPSLSFDFPDPDELRPPLVTLDMASVGYGEKPILKRLNLRLDPDDRIGLLGRNGNGKTTLARLLAAQLTPMEGEMASSSKMRVGYFTQYQVEELDARDTPLEHMTRLMKGKTPGAVRAQLGRFGFSGDKATTLVGKLSGGERARLALALITRDAPHMLILDEPTNHLDVDAREALIQALNAYTGAVVVVSHDRHMLETTADRLVLVDGGTASDFDGSLDDYIALVLGGGSKADKAEKKANKKEDRRVAAEARERAQGLRKEAQAAEREVVKLTAERTAIDQAMFAPAEAAPALAKLTMTELMKRARRADAAVRRARHAS; encoded by the coding sequence ATGCTGAACCTCAATGGAATCACGGTGCGCCTGGGCGGGCGGCTCATTCTCGACGGCGTGAACGCGGCGCTTCCGCCTGGCAGCCGCGTCGGCCTGATCGGCCGCAACGGTGCCGGCAAGTCGACTCTGGTGCGCGTGATCGCGGGCGAGCTGGAGCCCGATGGGGGCGCCGCGGAGATGCCGCGCGGCAGCCGCCTGGGCTATGTCGCGCAGGAAGCGCCCGCTGGCAGCGCCACGCCGTTCGAAACGGTACTCGCCGCCGACACGGAGCGGGCAGCGCTGATGGAAGAGGCCGAGACGTCACACGACCCCGACCGCCTGGCCGAGGTGCACGAGCGGTTGCTCGCAATCGACGCCCATACCGCGCCGGCACGCGCCGCGCGCATTCTGGTGGGCCTCGGATTTGACGAGAGCATGCAGCAGTCGCCGCTCGACGGCTTTTCCGGTGGCTGGCGCATGCGCGTCGCGCTCGCCGCCTTGTTGTTCAGCCAGCCCGACGTGCTGCTGCTCGACGAGCCTTCGAACCACCTCGACCTGGAAGCCGTGCTGTGGCTGGAGGACTTCCTCAAAAGCTATCGCGCGACGATCGTGATCGTCAGCCACGAGCGCGACTTCCTCAACAACGTCGTCGATCACATCCTTCACCTGCAAGGCGGCAAGGTGACGCTCTACCCGGGCGGCTATGACGCGTTCGAGCGGCAACGCGCCGAGCGGATGGCGCAGCTGGAGGCGGCGCGGGCCAACCAGGTCGCGCAGCGCGCAAAGCTGCAGGATTACATCGCCCGCAACTCTGCGCGCGCTTCGACCGCCAAGCAGGCGCAGTCACGCATCAAGGCGCTTGCCAAGATGGCGCCGATCGCCGCGATGGCAGAGGATCCGTCGCTGTCGTTTGATTTCCCCGATCCCGACGAACTGCGCCCCCCGCTGGTGACGCTCGACATGGCGAGCGTCGGCTATGGTGAAAAACCGATCCTCAAGCGGCTGAACTTGCGGCTCGACCCCGACGATCGCATCGGTCTGCTTGGCCGCAACGGCAACGGCAAGACCACGCTCGCCCGACTGCTCGCCGCACAGCTGACGCCGATGGAAGGCGAGATGGCATCCTCGTCCAAGATGCGGGTCGGCTACTTCACCCAGTATCAGGTCGAGGAACTCGACGCGCGCGACACGCCGCTCGAGCACATGACCCGGCTGATGAAGGGCAAGACGCCGGGCGCGGTGCGCGCGCAACTCGGGCGTTTCGGCTTTTCGGGCGACAAGGCGACGACGCTGGTCGGCAAGCTTTCCGGCGGCGAGCGCGCGCGGCTCGCGCTTGCGCTCATCACCCGCGACGCGCCGCACATGCTGATCCTCGACGAGCCGACCAACCACCTCGACGTCGACGCGCGCGAGGCGCTGATCCAGGCATTGAACGCCTACACCGGTGCGGTGGTGGTGGTCAGCCACGACCGCCACATGCTCGAGACCACCGCGGACCGTCTGGTGCTGGTCGACGGCGGCACCGCCAGCGACTTCGACGGCAGCCTGGACGACTATATCGCGCTGGTGCTGGGCGGCGGCAGCAAGGCGGACAAGGCCGAGAAAAAAGCCAACAAGAAGGAGGACCGCCGGGTCGCGGCCGAAGCACGCGAGCGTGCCCAGGGGCTGCGCAAGGAGGCGCAGGCTGCCGAGCGCGAGGTGGTGAAGCTCACCGCCGAGCGTACGGCGATCGACCAGGCGATGTTCGCCCCTGCGGAGGCGGCGCCGGCGCTTGCGAAGCTCACCATGACCGAGTTGATGAAGCGCGCGCGCCGAGCGGATGCGGCTGTCCGGCGAGCGAGGCATGCGAGTTGA
- a CDS encoding L,D-transpeptidase family protein, translating into MRVGLIGSSLLAMSLTLSACNVNTSPSNQTEAGESAQPAQWSKSTADQLRDALNKRAAHGLDKMNFEVPAGEDEAPLTKAALAYAGALARGATDPTKLYEVYTVPRPNPDLKQGLVQALQQGKVGEWLESLAPQDANYRKLSQAYLALRKQGEGATPVIPDKGEPLKPGATDARIPLIASQLVASDYLDRAAAGGNRYTPAMAAAVKQMQADYGIKPDGVIGSDALAILNLSDADRARAIAVNMERLRWIERTPPGTRIDVNVAAARLSYWRDGKLVNSRKVVVGEPDNETPQLGSPIFRLVANPTWTVPRSIQEKEIAGKGSDYLRRNNMAWEDGWIVQQPGPKNSLGLVKFDMQNDHAIYLHDTPAKPLFQQVQRQRSHGCVRVEDALGFAEMLAKDEGVIDEWNKARATGKETFVKLPREIPVRMLYQTVLFDEAGEPVIRNDPYGWNDRVAQALGLGTTTNYRLKPDGADVGP; encoded by the coding sequence GTGCGCGTCGGTCTTATCGGTTCATCGTTGCTGGCGATGTCGCTCACGCTGTCGGCGTGCAACGTCAACACTTCCCCGTCCAACCAGACCGAAGCCGGCGAGAGCGCCCAGCCCGCGCAGTGGTCGAAGTCCACAGCCGACCAGCTGCGCGACGCCCTCAACAAGCGCGCCGCCCATGGCCTCGACAAGATGAACTTCGAGGTTCCGGCCGGCGAGGACGAAGCGCCTTTGACCAAGGCGGCGCTCGCCTATGCCGGCGCGCTGGCTCGTGGCGCAACCGATCCGACCAAGCTCTATGAGGTCTACACCGTTCCCCGGCCCAACCCCGATCTGAAGCAGGGGCTCGTCCAAGCGCTTCAGCAGGGCAAGGTCGGCGAGTGGCTGGAAAGCCTGGCCCCGCAGGACGCGAACTACCGCAAGCTGTCGCAAGCCTATCTGGCGCTGCGCAAGCAGGGCGAGGGCGCGACGCCGGTGATCCCGGACAAGGGCGAGCCGCTGAAGCCGGGCGCAACCGACGCGCGCATCCCGCTGATCGCCAGCCAGCTGGTCGCTTCGGACTATCTGGATCGTGCGGCGGCAGGCGGCAATCGCTACACGCCCGCCATGGCGGCTGCCGTCAAGCAGATGCAGGCCGACTACGGCATCAAGCCGGACGGCGTGATCGGCAGCGACGCGCTGGCCATCCTCAACCTTTCCGACGCGGATCGTGCGCGCGCGATCGCGGTGAACATGGAGCGGCTGCGCTGGATCGAGCGCACCCCTCCCGGTACCCGCATCGACGTCAATGTGGCGGCGGCACGGCTGAGCTACTGGCGCGACGGCAAGCTCGTGAACAGTCGCAAGGTCGTGGTGGGCGAGCCGGACAACGAGACCCCGCAGCTGGGGTCGCCGATCTTCCGCCTGGTCGCCAACCCGACCTGGACCGTGCCCCGCTCGATCCAGGAAAAGGAGATCGCCGGCAAGGGATCGGACTATCTGCGCCGCAACAACATGGCGTGGGAAGACGGCTGGATCGTCCAGCAGCCTGGCCCGAAGAACTCGCTCGGCCTCGTCAAGTTCGACATGCAGAACGATCACGCCATCTACCTGCACGACACGCCGGCCAAGCCGCTGTTCCAGCAGGTGCAGCGCCAGCGCAGCCACGGCTGCGTTCGCGTCGAGGATGCGCTGGGCTTTGCCGAGATGCTCGCCAAGGACGAGGGCGTGATCGACGAGTGGAACAAGGCGCGCGCGACCGGCAAGGAGACCTTCGTCAAGCTGCCGCGCGAGATCCCGGTGCGGATGCTCTACCAGACCGTGCTGTTCGACGAAGCCGGCGAACCGGTAATCCGCAACGATCCGTATGGCTGGAACGACCGCGTCGCCCAGGCACTCGGCCTCGGCACCACCACCAACTATCGCCTGAAGCCCGACGGCGCGGACGTAGGCCCCTGA
- a CDS encoding TonB-dependent receptor has protein sequence MPNIKQLAYAALPALCFVAAPSWAQETTSAAASAEASDPQAAVGDVPPEEIIVTGSTRAQRRFDVSYAINTISQADVEKIAPVNFADLIGQLPGFQTEITGGEVQNIYRIRGLPNDGGFVSFQQDGLPLFHENDGVFFRGDAILKQDLMTDHAEVVRGGPAPVYASYSGAIINAITVTGEETPRGKAQLTLGDTGLYRLDAYQSGPIAKDTYYAVGGFLRYHDGYRDNGFPNDKGGQIRANLKHDLDNGSIKLNLNYVNDHNVFYLPIPIADPRDPSVSLDPYIDYFTGTMNSPALRNVNLKYRDGAGVIQSRTSDLSDGRHMQMVNFGAQYDADFDGWLVSAKVGYTQGKLDFTAFYSTTNPADADSFANGYLARATAAFGAVNRFGYVLAGTNTVYDPDAASGLVMQGQYRDIHSKFYSGQGNFTVAKKFETGIGSHDIKLGLYASLYGEDSRTLYQNYLIEVAGKPRTLDLVAYSASGAELGRVTDNGVLNYAATLNQGDSDAKMFAIYANDTWEIVPGLRIDAGIRHERYSYEGWAALTEQADLGDRTTLADDATRAFTGAIINQKGKPNVTNWTVGANYDFSDHVGVYGRASHLETPPSVQTVMSINPTIITTVADQFEAGLKLAAGRSYLYVTGFYTNFDPLNASFLAYDPTTGRNDVNVPFIGEAQVKGVEFDGAWSVTPWFTLNGALTVSDPKYKNFESATGADPEQAEGNQIVRQPKIYGNIRPSFDFTSGETDISVYGRYTYMGKRYVDLYNNTALPSYGTIGAGVTLRRASWQVQVVGDNLFNAHGLTEGNTRTDSLSGQGSSEAIYGRPIFGRNFRLVVSKSW, from the coding sequence ATGCCGAACATCAAGCAGCTCGCCTACGCCGCTCTTCCCGCGCTGTGCTTCGTCGCCGCACCTTCCTGGGCGCAGGAAACGACTTCAGCGGCTGCATCGGCCGAAGCGTCGGACCCGCAGGCAGCAGTCGGCGACGTGCCGCCCGAAGAAATCATCGTCACCGGATCGACCCGCGCGCAGCGGCGGTTCGATGTGTCCTATGCCATCAACACCATCTCCCAGGCGGACGTCGAGAAGATCGCACCGGTCAACTTCGCCGACCTGATCGGCCAGCTGCCCGGCTTCCAGACGGAGATCACCGGCGGTGAGGTGCAGAACATCTACCGTATCCGCGGTCTGCCGAACGACGGCGGCTTCGTCAGCTTCCAGCAGGACGGCCTTCCCCTGTTCCACGAGAACGACGGCGTGTTCTTCCGCGGCGACGCGATCCTCAAGCAGGACCTGATGACGGACCATGCCGAAGTCGTCCGCGGTGGTCCGGCCCCGGTCTACGCCAGCTATTCGGGCGCGATCATCAATGCCATCACCGTCACCGGTGAGGAGACGCCGCGCGGCAAGGCGCAGCTGACGCTGGGTGACACGGGCCTCTACCGCCTGGATGCCTATCAGTCCGGCCCCATTGCCAAAGACACCTACTACGCCGTCGGCGGCTTCCTGCGGTATCACGACGGCTACCGCGACAACGGCTTCCCGAACGACAAGGGCGGCCAGATCCGCGCGAACCTCAAGCACGACCTCGACAATGGTTCGATCAAGCTGAACCTCAACTACGTCAACGACCACAACGTCTTCTATCTGCCGATCCCCATCGCCGACCCGCGCGACCCAAGCGTCTCGCTCGATCCGTACATCGACTATTTCACCGGCACGATGAACTCGCCGGCGCTGCGCAACGTGAACCTGAAGTATCGCGACGGCGCCGGCGTGATCCAGAGCCGCACCAGCGATCTCTCCGACGGTCGCCACATGCAGATGGTGAACTTCGGCGCACAATATGACGCCGATTTCGACGGGTGGCTCGTTTCGGCCAAGGTCGGATACACGCAGGGCAAGCTCGACTTCACCGCCTTCTACTCGACCACCAATCCGGCCGACGCCGACAGCTTCGCCAACGGCTATCTGGCGCGCGCGACCGCTGCGTTCGGGGCGGTGAACCGCTTCGGCTATGTGCTGGCGGGGACCAACACCGTCTATGATCCCGATGCGGCATCGGGCCTGGTGATGCAGGGCCAGTATCGCGACATCCACTCGAAGTTCTATTCGGGCCAGGGCAATTTCACCGTCGCCAAGAAGTTCGAGACCGGCATCGGCAGCCACGACATCAAGCTCGGCCTCTACGCCAGTCTCTATGGCGAGGACAGCCGGACGCTCTACCAGAACTATCTGATCGAGGTCGCGGGTAAGCCGCGCACGCTGGACCTCGTCGCCTATTCGGCCTCGGGTGCAGAACTCGGCCGGGTGACGGACAACGGCGTGCTTAATTACGCCGCCACGCTGAACCAGGGCGACTCTGACGCGAAGATGTTCGCCATCTATGCCAACGACACCTGGGAGATCGTCCCGGGCCTGCGCATCGACGCCGGCATCCGCCACGAGCGCTACAGCTACGAAGGCTGGGCGGCACTGACCGAGCAGGCCGACCTGGGCGATCGCACCACGCTGGCGGACGATGCCACCCGCGCCTTCACCGGAGCGATCATCAACCAGAAGGGCAAGCCGAACGTCACCAACTGGACGGTCGGCGCCAACTATGACTTCAGCGACCATGTCGGCGTCTATGGCCGCGCCTCGCACCTCGAGACGCCGCCCAGCGTCCAGACGGTGATGAGCATCAACCCGACCATCATCACCACGGTCGCCGACCAGTTCGAGGCCGGGCTGAAGCTCGCCGCCGGGCGCTCCTACCTCTACGTCACCGGCTTCTACACCAACTTCGACCCGCTCAACGCCTCGTTCCTGGCGTACGACCCGACCACCGGCCGCAACGACGTGAACGTCCCCTTCATCGGCGAGGCGCAGGTCAAGGGCGTGGAATTCGATGGCGCCTGGTCCGTGACCCCCTGGTTCACCCTGAACGGCGCGCTCACCGTCAGCGACCCGAAGTACAAGAACTTCGAAAGCGCGACCGGCGCCGATCCCGAGCAGGCGGAAGGCAATCAGATTGTGCGCCAGCCCAAGATCTACGGCAACATCCGGCCGAGCTTCGACTTCACCTCGGGCGAGACGGACATTTCGGTCTATGGCCGCTACACCTACATGGGGAAGCGCTACGTTGACCTCTACAACAACACCGCGCTGCCCTCCTACGGCACGATCGGCGCGGGCGTGACGCTGCGCCGGGCGAGCTGGCAGGTGCAGGTGGTCGGCGACAATCTGTTCAACGCGCATGGCCTGACCGAAGGCAATACCCGCACCGACTCGCTGAGCGGCCAGGGCAGCAGCGAGGCCATCTACGGTCGCCCGATCTTCGGCCGGAACTTCCGTCTGGTCGTCTCCAAGTCGTGGTGA
- a CDS encoding YdcF family protein produces MVRHRALRITLAAVMCAAAVQPAVAAEVRDRATEVLAQRLFPMLDAMGRSPETITRLRADRSLATTLATRAKRTAACAEAAPCVAEAALWDEQELAALAHAVERNAAPLLRDRRLVPDDGLASGLAREIRGLNAIVRVYALGMPARYPSIDGPSAAFGSTEAQTRLAAAVRLRNTPRAGSLQTLDPSMELGLALLDVNDRTDASGFEPIDGGDNAAAMARARGLDWSRYRYTAVVLTGIGPEVPDMPLSPGGKYHVRLAANRFADGDAPFIIVSGGRAHPHGTPHNEAAEMRRALIERYGVPAEAIVIEPYARHTTTNLRNATRRLMALGAPLDREALIVCNPDQSRMIESPAFGERNRRELGYEPGVIGRRLSPTELTFRPDPRSARIDPLDPLDP; encoded by the coding sequence GTGGTGAGGCACCGGGCGCTTCGCATCACCCTCGCCGCCGTGATGTGCGCGGCGGCGGTTCAGCCTGCTGTGGCAGCCGAGGTTCGCGACCGCGCGACCGAGGTTCTGGCGCAGCGGCTGTTCCCGATGCTCGATGCGATGGGTCGGTCGCCGGAGACGATCACCCGGCTCCGCGCCGATCGCAGCCTCGCCACCACACTTGCGACGCGTGCGAAACGCACCGCCGCCTGCGCAGAGGCGGCCCCGTGCGTGGCGGAGGCCGCGCTGTGGGATGAGCAGGAATTGGCAGCGCTTGCGCATGCGGTGGAGCGGAATGCCGCCCCGCTGCTGCGCGATCGGCGGCTGGTTCCCGACGACGGCCTCGCCTCCGGCCTTGCCCGGGAGATCCGCGGGCTGAACGCGATCGTCCGAGTCTATGCATTGGGAATGCCCGCGCGCTACCCTTCCATCGACGGGCCATCGGCGGCGTTCGGCAGCACGGAGGCGCAGACGCGCCTGGCGGCTGCGGTCCGCCTGCGCAACACGCCGCGTGCCGGCTCCTTGCAGACGCTCGATCCGAGCATGGAACTGGGCCTGGCGCTGCTCGACGTGAACGACCGCACCGATGCCAGCGGATTCGAGCCGATCGACGGCGGTGACAACGCCGCGGCGATGGCGCGGGCCCGCGGCCTCGACTGGTCCCGCTACCGCTATACGGCCGTCGTGCTGACAGGAATCGGCCCCGAGGTTCCCGACATGCCGCTCAGCCCCGGCGGAAAATACCACGTCCGGCTCGCCGCGAACCGCTTTGCGGACGGAGACGCCCCCTTCATCATCGTGAGCGGTGGCCGCGCACACCCGCACGGCACGCCCCATAACGAGGCCGCCGAGATGCGCCGCGCGCTGATCGAGCGCTATGGCGTGCCTGCCGAGGCGATCGTCATCGAGCCCTATGCTCGACACACCACCACCAACCTGCGCAACGCCACGCGACGGCTGATGGCATTGGGAGCGCCGCTCGATCGCGAGGCGCTCATCGTCTGCAACCCGGACCAGAGCCGGATGATCGAGAGCCCCGCCTTTGGGGAGAGGAACCGCCGCGAACTCGGCTACGAACCCGGCGTGATCGGCCGCCGGCTCTCGCCTACCGAGCTCACCTTCCGCCCCGATCCTCGTTCGGCACGGATCGATCCGCTCGACCCGCTCGATCCCTGA
- a CDS encoding DNA-deoxyinosine glycosylase, which produces MTDTLKRSFPPVVDATTRVLVLGSLPGERSLAEQRYYAHPQNQFWRLMSPVAGRDLVPLAYAERLAALQASGIGLWDVVAQARRTGSSDAAIRDLAANDLAALVATLPQLRAIGFNGGTALRHGRAQLGEAAAHYAIVALPSSSPLHTVGVAAKQKAWLALADYL; this is translated from the coding sequence GTGACCGACACGCTCAAGCGCAGCTTCCCGCCCGTGGTCGACGCCACGACGCGCGTCCTGGTGCTCGGCAGCCTGCCCGGCGAGCGCTCACTCGCCGAGCAGCGTTATTACGCGCACCCGCAGAACCAGTTCTGGCGGCTGATGTCGCCAGTCGCCGGGCGGGACCTGGTGCCGCTCGCCTATGCGGAGCGGCTCGCCGCCTTGCAGGCCTCCGGGATCGGCTTGTGGGACGTCGTCGCCCAGGCGCGGCGGACCGGCAGCAGCGACGCGGCCATCCGTGACCTCGCCGCCAATGACCTCGCCGCGCTGGTCGCGACGCTGCCGCAGTTGCGCGCGATCGGCTTCAACGGCGGCACGGCGCTTCGCCATGGGCGGGCACAGCTGGGCGAGGCGGCGGCGCATTATGCGATCGTTGCCCTGCCCTCCAGCAGCCCGCTGCACACCGTCGGGGTTGCGGCCAAGCAGAAGGCCTGGCTCGCGCTCGCCGACTATCTCTGA
- a CDS encoding cation diffusion facilitator family transporter: MAKDGAGAHIKNNLVLYGALAANLGIGVAKFIAAGITGSSSMLTEGVHSVVDSGNQVLLLYGQRRARRPADPKHPFGYGRELYFWAFVVALLIFAVGAGVSIYEGYLHILDPEPLSDPVVNYVVLGVAVLLEGSSWTIAVREFNAKRGDTGWWRAIHESKDPAGFIVLFEDSAALIGLAVAGAGVWASHYFGDPRIDGVASILIGLILATVSALLAREAKGLLIGERADPVLIERVRSVVGAKPGISAVNHVRTIHTAPDAVFVAISADFDDALTMGAGETLIEELEAELKAAIPTLTSIYIRPEKHEEAILSFAPAAG, from the coding sequence ATGGCGAAGGACGGCGCGGGCGCGCACATCAAGAACAACCTCGTTCTCTATGGCGCGCTCGCGGCGAATCTCGGGATCGGTGTCGCGAAGTTCATCGCCGCCGGTATCACCGGCTCGTCCTCGATGCTGACGGAGGGCGTGCATTCGGTAGTGGACAGCGGCAATCAGGTGCTGCTGCTCTACGGGCAGAGGCGCGCGCGCCGGCCGGCCGATCCGAAGCACCCGTTCGGCTATGGCCGTGAGCTCTACTTCTGGGCATTCGTGGTCGCCCTGCTGATCTTCGCGGTCGGCGCCGGCGTATCGATCTACGAAGGCTACCTCCACATCCTGGACCCGGAGCCACTCAGCGATCCCGTCGTCAACTACGTCGTGCTGGGCGTCGCCGTCCTGCTGGAGGGTTCGTCCTGGACGATCGCCGTACGCGAGTTCAACGCCAAGCGCGGGGACACCGGCTGGTGGCGCGCGATCCACGAGTCCAAGGATCCCGCCGGCTTCATCGTTCTGTTCGAGGATTCGGCGGCGCTGATCGGCCTTGCCGTCGCCGGCGCTGGCGTGTGGGCCAGCCATTATTTTGGGGATCCCCGCATCGATGGCGTCGCATCGATCCTCATCGGCCTGATCCTGGCGACCGTCTCCGCACTGCTGGCGCGGGAGGCCAAGGGGCTGCTGATCGGCGAGCGCGCGGACCCGGTGCTGATCGAGCGGGTGCGGTCCGTGGTGGGCGCGAAGCCCGGCATCTCGGCGGTGAACCACGTGCGCACCATCCACACCGCACCCGATGCGGTCTTCGTTGCGATCAGCGCCGATTTCGACGATGCGCTGACCATGGGCGCAGGCGAAACACTGATCGAGGAACTGGAGGCCGAACTGAAGGCCGCGATCCCCACCCTCACCTCCATCTACATCCGTCCGGAGAAGCACGAGGAGGCCATCCTCAGCTTCGCGCCTGCCGCCGGCTGA
- the cpdR gene encoding cell cycle two-component system response regulator CpdR translates to MYRILLAEDDQVMREYLTRALERSGYRVAAVDRGTAALPLLESETFDLLLTDIVMPEMDGIELAQKAQEIAPEMRVMFITGFAAVTLKAGKAVPQARVLSKPFHLRDLVREVDQLFAEDSVPSHS, encoded by the coding sequence ATGTACAGGATTCTGCTGGCCGAGGACGATCAGGTGATGCGCGAGTATCTGACGCGCGCGCTCGAACGTTCCGGCTACCGCGTGGCGGCGGTCGATCGCGGGACGGCCGCCTTGCCGTTGCTGGAGAGCGAGACGTTCGATCTGCTCCTCACCGATATCGTAATGCCCGAGATGGACGGCATCGAACTCGCACAAAAGGCGCAGGAGATCGCACCCGAGATGCGGGTGATGTTCATCACCGGTTTTGCGGCAGTGACGCTGAAGGCGGGCAAGGCCGTGCCCCAGGCCCGGGTGCTGTCAAAGCCCTTCCACCTGCGCGACCTGGTGCGCGAAGTGGACCAGCTGTTTGCGGAGGACAGCGTCCCCTCGCACAGCTGA